The nucleotide sequence ACAATTTGAGCAGACCTTTAGTATCTCTAATTAGCTCTGCTGCTCACCAAAATAATTATCTCATTATATGCATTTTGTTGACAGCATCAGCTAAACTATACACTACGAACCACTAGCTACAAATTTTAACCACCAAAGAAGGCTATTTATGGTCAGGTAACTGATAACAATGCAGAACATTAAGTAGATTTGCAATAACAATTTTCAGCCAATATAGTAGAATGGCCAGATATTATTCTTATCTGGGCCATAAACACTATATTGGGTCAGAGGTGACTGTAAAGCAGAGGTCTATGGTAAATGTGCAGGCCAACTTTTCCACACGAATTGGATATTGCAGAAGAGTAATGGAGATatgggaaaatatgtagtggaaCCTACAACTTAGCTGGAAACTTTTGCATGGAAGTTCAGAAAATATATAAGGAAAATCACAAATGTAGGGAAGATGTAATTAGACAACCATACAAAATTTTTAACAACAAATTCAGACTTCGTTTGTGAGATATAAAATTAACAATGGCAATGAAGAAACACTATACctgtttttttgttattttgtttttcaCTGTTTCTCGATTTCCTATCTCATAGATGGAGAGGAGTTTCATCTTGATATTTTGTATGATTGTCTAATATCACCTTAGCCATATGTgatatttttcaaatatttttaaaattttattccaTGGTTTCTGCCTAGATATGAATATATCCTCGTACCTTTAGTACTTTCTTGCAGTAAGCACTCATCAGTTCTACGAAAACCTGAAAAGATCCAACAAAGTAAGTACCAGAGCATAAAATCAGTTGGTGTATCAGTAATGTACTAATTACCGATGGAAAATAAATACTTACTGAACGGAAATTAAAGAGCTTGAAACATCAAATGTGTGGAGAGATAGATATAGTAAGTACAGAGAAGAGTAGTGCTATACGTAAGATTCTTTTAAAATGCCAACTGTTTGATTTAATAAGTTGGTTGATGGAAAATAAAAGATGCGAAAGTGTACCATTTCAGTACTGGTAAAAAGTTtgtaagaattttttttgtagCACATCATTTTCTTACAGGGAATATGCTAATATGAaggaaaaacaataataaacaGAGAAAGCTTGGAATTGAAATTGTGTTCCTCTTAGCACTGGAACTACACGTAAGATGGCAATGCCTGTTGTCGTTTTCCATAAACAATATATTTCTTCTACCAAACCAGACAGTGAAATTAAAACTAAAGGATTGCACCTGGACTCATCATcataaagtactccctccattcaagtttgatcatcattttttttaaaaaaaaaactgattttcAAGTTTGATCGTCACATTTGCAGTTGGCATGCAGTTGCATCTCGTCCGACGTGCTGGCCGTTTCAGTTCGCACGTGAAATTAATCAGCCACTGCATGGACGCCTCAGGAGCACTGCCCGTTGCATGCATGTGAAATTAATCGCATTTACAATTGGCTACAGATCATTGGTTCCGCTGCgatcatcatgcatgcatgggctGTTACAATAGGCATGCTGACCCATTGGCCTGGGAGTAGATTAGGAAGATGATAAGCATGTTTGCTGTCCTTGGTCTTTGTGTCAGGCCAAAATATGACAGACAAActtgaatagagggagtatatgggaTGCTAATGGAATCAAGGTCAATGTGTCTATGTACAGTACATAGGACAGTTTAGCTGACCAGGGGAATAATCTTAGCCATCAAAAATCAACAAGTGTAATCCTAGTCTACAGTTATCAGCAAGTAACTAAGATTCATGTAATAAATACCTTCAATGATGGCCTTCTTTGCAGCTTTAACATCCATCTGTAAATCCATTTTTAATTACTATTAGGTAACTCACAAACCAAATTACTGTGTGCATTGCATTCAAGCAAAAAAGGGATTAATCTAGAGATACCATTGAAATAAATCAAGTGACGGACCTAACTGAAATGACTCATTAATGGAAGGTAGCATAAGAGGAAATAAAACATAAATCTAATGATGGAATACTCccatatgataaaaaaaagaaaaatagagaaacAATGAATGCGCAATTTTGCTAACACTAAACTATCACTCAGTGAGGAAAACAGAAGTTCAGATAGAACATGAATAGTGAAAACATTGAAAGGAAGCAGATAATGTAAACAGACCAACTCACGTGGTAATCCTGCTGCAATAACATTCTGATGCAAATGTTTCTGTGCATACTCTGCAGCCAGGCGACCACCATGTCCATCATATATTGCGAAATGAGCGCACCTGCATCAAGCTACACATCAGGCTGCAAGTATTGGATGCTAGGAGTTAAACTGAACAGAAAGAGGCAGACCTCAGGTTTCCCGGAGATTCCATGCTAGCATCAGGAAGCAGCACCCATGCATCTTCCATAGTATGCCTGCAACCCTTGTCTTCTGCAGCATCAGCTTCCACACTAGTCAAAATCACCCCATGGCCACTTGAAACATTCGAGTTGGTTGCTGCTTTCTCATCTGAAACACACGGGTTTGTCGACACCGTGTTTTCCTTTCGAGAGGCATCTCCTCCTTGAGCTTCATCGCCATTCGTTTCATGCGAAGCGTCAGATGTCAGAATGTGCTCCTTTTCAGCAGCAGCGCCGACAACTTTGGGGCGTTTTGATGCCCACTcttcatcgccaccgccgttgtCGCTGGTTGCTTCACGCTTTTGATGAGCCATGACGACCTGAACTATAcagcttccaagttccaacagcCTCTTATCAATTTCACCAGCGCACTGAAATGCACAAACAAACAGAAGGAAATGAATGAAATGTGAGTGCATTTCGCTATATACTTTATATATTTGCTAAAAGCTAAATCAAAATATGAGCCCCTCTTCATCATCTGCATCTACCAGATCCCCACCCCTCTTCCCCAATCTCCCATGAACCAAACCCTTCCAAATCGACCCCCCAAAACCTAGCACTAGTAGCCATTCTCCCACATCCCCACCACCCGAACCCTTCGTTCCCAGCATCACTCCTTTGTCCCCAGACCACATCGAAGCGATCGAGACGCGCTCTAAGAGCGCGGGCGAGCGAGCTCATCGCAGCAGAAATCGCAGCGGCAAAAACCGTAAAAAGGGAGAGGAGCTGAACAGAGCGCACGACCACGAAacctgaggaggaggaggaggaagcggagTACGGGAGCCCGCCGGCCGtcgtagcgccgccgtcgccggtgaacGAGAGGGtcggagagagaagaagaagaagaagaagggatttggcgattttagcctcGTTTGGGTTGACCCCAATTTTGGCCCATCCACGTATTCGGGCCGGGCTGGAATCTCGGCCCACCGGAAGTGGATGGGCCTGGGTTTCCGCCTAACCAGGGCCGGATTCCGCCCACGCGGGAACAATTCCTGGGCCAGATGAACGGTGGAGCCCATGTCACAGGGATTTCATTCTATCTTTTTCCTTTCTTGTATATAAGTCTTTGCTCTTCATAACTACTCCCTCTCTGTGCCTCTGtggttataaatattttattttaaagaatAAGTTTGGATCAAATTTCCTAAAATTTTACTACCAATtctatatttaaataattttagaaatataataaattaatgatACTATGATAGTACTTGTAAAACAGAACTAAGGCTCTGTTCAGGAGGAGGGTTGAGCTAGCACGTAAAACGATGTTTgtattaacgcatgattaattaagtatttgttattctttttcaaaaatagattaatatgatttttttaagcaactttcgtatagaaacttttttaaaaaaacacatcgtttagtagtttgaaaaacgtgcgcgcgcaAAATGAGGGTGGGGAGTTGGGAACCCTAGGGAACAAACAGAGCCTAAGTAGGGCTCAATTTCATGTATTTGACGGATCgagtttaaaaagtttgactaaattatGCATTAGTCGCACAGTCCTTCCTCACTGGTAGTGTAGCTTGGCAGCAGATTATGTTACGAACCCCTTTTAGTGCATATTAGATCGATCAGGTTACTCGGGCTCTATTAGGGCTTTAAGAtattattgtataaattagccatcacatcaacctaacCTACCCTCCTCTTTTTATTTGCACTAGTAAGGCTCAGGGGCaatgattagttttttttaccaCCGTTCATggcatatcttttttttcttttgttgttgtATGAGAGGGAACAGTTGATTTTATCCCCCTTTTAGTACGTATCGGTTGTTTGACGATGCGGATCAACCAAAAGTAGCCACGCGTAGTCCTTACTGGTTTATGGGAGATGAGAGCACACCAATGCTCAGAAATCTCAGCTCTGCTTACACAGATGGAGATCCTCAGCAAGAGCTTCATAGACTTCAATTTACATTTTATTAGCCGAAATTGTAATAGGGTAGCACATGCTTGTGCCCGGATGGTATCCCAGAACTCTCGGGCGGTGGAGTGGCTTATAACCCCCTTATAACCCCACCTGGACTTAGGGATATCTTAATCCAAGATTGTAACCCTGACCGTGATTAATGAATCTCcggtcgcc is from Oryza sativa Japonica Group chromosome 9, ASM3414082v1 and encodes:
- the LOC4346692 gene encoding probable protein phosphatase 2C 67; translation: MAHQKREATSDNGGGDEEWASKRPKVVGAAAEKEHILTSDASHETNGDEAQGGDASRKENTVSTNPCVSDEKAATNSNVSSGHGVILTSVEADAAEDKGCRHTMEDAWVLLPDASMESPGNLRCAHFAIYDGHGGRLAAEYAQKHLHQNVIAAGLPRELMDVKAAKKAIIEGFRRTDECLLQESTKGNWQDGATAVCVWVLGQTVVVANAGDAKAVLARSTSADGEGAVDDAKSQLKAIVLTREHKAIFPQERARIQKAGGSVGPNGRLQGRIEVSRALGDRQFKKVGLIATPDVHSFEVTRKDHFIILGCDGLWGVFGPGDAVEFVQNQLKETSSATLAVRRLVKEAVRERRCKDNCTAVLIVFKH